The following are from one region of the Odontesthes bonariensis isolate fOdoBon6 chromosome 16, fOdoBon6.hap1, whole genome shotgun sequence genome:
- the cpeb4b gene encoding cytoplasmic polyadenylation element-binding protein 4b isoform X1, with protein MGDYGFGVLVQNNTGNKSAFPVRIHPHLQPPHHHQNVSQSPAAFINSTTTTGNGTSGGSPWLFPASATHNSVQDEILGGAEKPKAQQQQEMQETQEKQQQLSPGSHQDGGSGGGIISELEKARSEEGKTENGTSEGSNGKEKQLRLESPVLTGFDYQETSGLGGTGPVQSSTTSSSLTGFNNWSAAIQPAPSTIINEDVSFFNPASANNGPLLFQNFSHHVSPGFGGNFSPQIGPAAALSQHHPAPPPHPHFQHPHNQHQQHRRSPASPHPPPPFPHRNPAFSQLPHLSNSLNKPPSPWGPASYQSPSPSPGSSTSWSPGGGYGSGGGGWGGSQGRDYRRGLNGGMTPINSISPLKKTFPNNHVASQKYPRNSPAGFNPKSWMDDGVGRGDNIFPFQERTRSFDSFNMNTLESSLIDIMRAEQDNLKGRLGFPHPGGDSPLPLNARNYSRRRGHSSLFPMEDGFPDDERGDQGLAGLGSPHCFPHQNGERVERYSRKVFVGGLPPDIDEDEITASFRRFGHLFVDWPHKAESKSYFPPKGYAFLLFQDESSVQALIDACIEEDGKLYLCVSSPTIKDKPVQIRPWNLNDSDFVMDGSQPLDPRKTIFVGGVPRPLRAVELAMIMDRLYGGVCYAGIDTDPELKYPKGAGRVAFSNQQSYIAAISARFVQLQHGEIDKRVEVKPYVLDDQLCDECQGTRCGGKFAPFFCANVTCLQYYCEYCWAAIHSRAGREFHKPLVKEGGDRPRHISFRWN; from the exons ATGGGGGATTACGGGTTTGGAGTCCTAGTTCAAAACAACACTGGCAACAAGTCTGCATTCCCGGTCCGAATCCACCCGCACCTGCAGCCCCCACACCACCACCAAAATGTATCTCAGAGCCCTGCTGCTTTCATAAACAGCACCACAACTACAGGGAATGGCACCTCGGGAGGCTCCCCCTGGCTCTTCCCTGCCTCTGCCACCCACAATAGTGTGCAAGATGAAATCCTGGGGGGGGCAGAGAAGCCCAAAGCACAGCAGCAACAGGAAATGCAAGAAACGCaagaaaagcagcagcagtTGTCTCCTGGGAGTCACCAGGATGGTGGAAGTGGTGGTGGGATAATTTCAGAACTGGAAAAAGCCCGATCAGAGGAAGGCAAGACTGAGAACGGCACTTCTGAAGGCAGTAATGGTAAAGAGAAGCAACTCCGACTTGAGTCCCCTGTTCTCACTGGCTTCGATTATCAGGAGACATCTGGTCTTGGGGGAACTGGGCCGGTGCAGTCCAGCACAACCTCGTCATCACTTACTGGCTTCAACAACTGGTCGGCTGCCATTCAGCCCGCACCATCCACAATCATCAATGAGGACGTCAGCTTTTTCAACCCTGCCTCCGCCAACAACGGGCCTCTGCTGTTCCAGAACTTCTCCCACCACGTCAGTCCAGGGTTTGGTGGAAACTTCTCCCCCCAGATCGGACCGGCTGCGGCCTTGTCCCAGCACCATCCGGCTCCTCCGCCGCACCCCCACTTCCAACACCCCCATAACCAACACCAGCAGCATCGGCGTTCCCCAGCCTCTCCCCACCCTCCACCACCCTTCCCGCACAGGAATCCGGCGTTCAGCCAGTTACCACATTTGTCCAACAGCTTGAACAAGCCCCCGTCCCCCTGGGGTCCAGCCAGCTACCAGAgtccctctccctcccccgGCTCGTCCACCTCGTGGAGCCCCGGCGGAGGCTACGGTAGTGGTGGCGGTGGTTGGGGAGGATCTCAGGGCAGAGATTATCGCCGTGGGCTGAACGGCGGGATGACCCCCATCAACTCCATCTCTCCACTGAAGAAGACCTTCCCGAACAACCATGTGGCATCCCAGAAGTATCCTCGAAACAGTCCTGCGGGCTTCAATCCCAAGTcctggatggatgatggagtaGGCCGCGGCGATAACATTTTCCCTTTCCAG GAACGCACCAGGTCATTTGACAGCTTCAACATGAACACTCTGGAGAGCTCCCTGATTGACATCATGAGGGCTGAGCAGGACAACCTGAAAG GTCGCCTGGGGTTCCCCCACCCTGGAGGGGACAGCCCTCTTCCCCTCAACG CAAGGAATTATAGCAGGAGACGAG gCCACTCCTCCCTCTTCCCCATGGAGGATGGTTTCCCTGACGACGAGCGTGGCGATCAGGGTCTCGCAGGCCTGGGCTCTCCCCACTGCTTTCCCCATCAGAACGGAGAGCGCGTGGAACGCTACTCACGCAAGGTCTTTGTTGGAGGACTGCCCCCGGACATAGATGAAG ATGAGATAACAGCGAGTTTCCGACGCTTTGGACATCTGTTTGTGGACTGGCCTCACAAAGCAGAGAGCAAATCCTATTTCCCCCCTAAAG GCTACGCCTTCCTGCTTTTCCAGGATGAGAGCTCAGTGCAGGCTTTGATCGATGCCTGCATCGAGGAGGACGGCAAGCTGTACCTGTGCGTGTCCAGCCCCACCATCAAAGACAAGCCG GTCCAGATCCGCCCGTGGAACCTGAATGACAGTGATTTTGTGATGGATGGCTCTCAGCCTCTGGATCCCAGGAAAACCATCTTTGTGGGAGGAGTTCCTCGTCCACTCCGTGCAG TGGAGCTGGCTATGATCATGGACCGCCTGTACGGTGGAGTTTGCTACGCCGGCATCGACACAGACCCTGAGCTAAAGTACCCCAAGGGAGCGGGGCGGGTCGCCTTCTCTAATCAGCAGAGCTACATTGCTGCTATCAGTGCTCGCTTTGTACAGCTGCAGCATGGAGAAATCGATAAACGG